From a region of the Primulina eburnea isolate SZY01 chromosome 7, ASM2296580v1, whole genome shotgun sequence genome:
- the LOC140835879 gene encoding protein FAR1-RELATED SEQUENCE 5-like gives MSKISVVKEQTGLGWIVSTFMESHNHPLSTPSKVPLLRSHRTVSAAKKALSQKFAEANVPTCKQMRLFEIESGGPEHVGCTERYIRNYEKTLRDEHKGIDSETLIDFFLSEKDKSSTFFFDYDTDSDNRLIRCFWADPISKRAYTTFGDVVVSDTTYNTNKYGMIFAPFVGVNHHQTIIFACGFLSDEKTDSFVWLLNKFLEAMPKEAPHLIITDQDPDMTKVIGEVFPKTIHRYCLWNILNKFPDKLNPVTFRDHYQSIKNVIVHSTTSIEF, from the coding sequence ATGTCAAAGATTTCAGTTGTGAAGGAACAAACTGGTTTAGGTTGGATTGTTAGTACCTTCATGGAAAGTCATAATCATCCACTATCAACACCTTCAAAGGTGCCTTTGTTACGCTCACATCGTACTGTTTCTGCAGCAAAGAAAGCACTGAGTCAAAAGTTTGCAGAAGCGAATGTACCTACTTGTAAACAAATGCGATTGTTTGAAATAGAGTCTGGAGGGCCTGAACATGTAGGTTGCACAGAAAGATATATAAGAAACTACGAGAAAACGCTTAGGGATGAGCACAAGGGTATTGATTCCGAAACATTGATTGATTTTTTTCTGTCTGAGAAAGACAAGAGTTCAACTTTCTTTTTTGATTACGACACAGATTCAGACAATAGACTTATTCGGTGTTTTTGGGCGGATCCTATATCAAAGAGGGCATACACTACATTTGGTGATGTAGTGGTGTCTGATACAACGTATAACACCAACAAATATGGGATGATTTTTGCACCATTTGTAGGAGTTAATCATCATCAGACCATTATTTTTGCTTGTGGATTTTTGAGTGATGAAAAAACTGATTCTTTTGTTTGGTTGCTTAATAAGTTTCTAGAAGCCATGCCTAAAGAAGCACCACACTTGATCATAACTGACCAGGATCCTGATATGACGAAAGTCATAGGTGAAGTTTTCCCTAAAACAATTCATCGATATTGTTTGTGGAACATTCTAAACAAATTCCCAGATAAATTGAACCCGGTGACTTTCCGTGACCACTATCAAAGCATAAAAAATGTCATTGTACATTCTACGACTTCTATTGAATTTTAG
- the LOC140835878 gene encoding protein FAR1-RELATED SEQUENCE 5-like gives MSKISVVKEQTGLGWIVSTFMESHNHQLSTPSKVRLLRSHRTVSAAKKALSQKFAEANVPTCQQMRLFEIESGGPEHVGCTERYIRNYEKTLRDEHKGIDSETLIDFFLSEKDKSSTFFFDYDTDSDNRLIRCFWADPISKRAYTTFGDVVVSDTTYNTNKYGMIFAPFVGVNHHQTIVFACGFLSDEKTDSFVWLLNKFLEAMPKEAPHLIITDQDPDMTKVIGEVFPKTIHRYCLWHILNKFPDKLNPVTFRDHYQSIKNVIVHSTTSIEFERSWEEVRNCANLVENDWLSLMYELRHKWVPHISTMYFLQECQVVRGLKVHMHFSREIRTKGRVKRLKSSKENSTSRGRQCRGCGHRGVSHDKRNCPNLKDGSTVNNDNTDENSDEEDFGSIDVHDEVRESDEASPDDGSNPLKDIMDWVFNNTRAKIMELINKNEQ, from the exons ATGTCAAAGATTTCAGTTGTGAAGGAACAAACTGGTTTAGGTTGGATTGTTAGTACCTTCATGGAAAGTCATAATCATCAACTATCAACTCCTTCAAAGGTGCGTTTGTTACGCTCACATCGTACTGTTTCTGCAGCAAAGAAAGCACTGAGTCAAAAGTTTGCAGAAGCGAATGTACCTACTTGTCAACAAATGCGATTGTTTGAAATAGAGTCTGGAGGGCCTGAACATGTAGGTTGCACAGAAAGATATATAAGAAACTACGAGAAAACGCTTAGGGATGAGCACAAGGGTATTGATTCCGAAACATTGATTGATTTTTTTCTGTCTGAGAAAGACAAGAGTTCAACTTTCTTTTTTGATTACGACACAGATTCAGACAATAGACTTATTCGGTGTTTTTGGGCGGATCCTATATCAAAGAGGGCATACACTACATTTGGTGATGTAGTGGTGTCTGATACAACGTATAACACCAACAAATATGGGATGATTTTTGCACCATTTGTAGGAGTTAATCATCATCAGACCATTGTTTTTGCTTGTGGATTTTTGAGTGATGAAAAAACTGATTCTTTTGTTTGGTTGCTTAATAAGTTTCTAGAAGCCATGCCTAAAGAAGCACCACACTTGATCATAACTGACCAGGATCCTGATATGACGAAAGTCATAGGTGAAGTTTTCCCTAAAACAATTCATCGATATTGTTTGTGGCACATTCTAAACAAATTCCCAGATAAATTGAACCCGGTGACTTTCCGTGACCACTATCAAAGCATAAAAAATGTCATTGTACATTCTACGACTTCTATTGAATTTGAGAGATCATGGGAAGAGGTTAGGAATTGTGCTAACTTGGTAGAAAATGATTGGCTGTCATTGATGTATGAGTTGCGACATAAGTGGGTGCCGCATATTTCAACCATGTATTTTCTGCAGGAATGTCAAGTAGTCAGAGGTCTGAAAGTTCACATGCATTTTTCAAGAG AAATTAGAACAAAAGGACGTGTGAAGAGACTAAAATCATCGAAGGAGAATTCAACATCAAGGGGCAGACAGTGTCGTGGATGCGGGCATCGAGGTGTGTCACATGACAAACGCAACTGTCCAAATTTGAAAGACGG GTCAACTGTAAATAATGATAACACAGATGAGAACTCTGATGAAGAAGATTTTGGATCAATAGATG TTCATGATGAAGTAAGGGAAAGCGATGAGGCTTCCCCTGATGATGGATCCAATCCATTGAAGGATATTATGGATTGGGTTTTCAATAACACTAGAGCGAAAATCATGGAGCTGATTAACAAGAATGAGCAATAG